Proteins from a genomic interval of Streptomyces sp. NBC_01445:
- a CDS encoding extracellular solute-binding protein encodes MFRRRLTAMVCSVAALGLLATGCGGSDSGGSAAEKKTGEVTFWSFVKGSDKVAEAFNRTHPDIKVNFETVPSGQEYYSKLSNAVKAGTVPDVAVVEYPQLPEFATQGKLESLDGTLGPLVDKHFPQSTRKLVQLGGKTWGVPRDAAPLMLYYRNDFFKTHKIDVPKTWTEYRNMTTRVKKADPKARGGVLYTDNPGLLSALTWQAGSQWFSTKKDAWKVSLDDAPSRKVADFWGDLARKDLVSSLSSLDPFWTSVQQNRTVAYVCASWCAGAQQATVADQKGKWSVAPVPTWDGKPASAMYGGSSFVVPKGAKNSGAATEFIKWITTDPAGMKAWVSSGTSSMFPADPGLVPVTKSAFPTDYFGGQDVYAVGSKSYDAVVPGWTWGPVMGTTNTAIIDQLPKVAEGNVKLSDVLAGAQKATVKDIQHRGMTLAP; translated from the coding sequence ATGTTTCGTAGACGTCTGACGGCGATGGTCTGTTCTGTCGCGGCACTCGGCCTGCTGGCCACGGGATGTGGCGGCTCGGACAGCGGAGGATCCGCGGCAGAGAAGAAGACCGGCGAGGTCACCTTCTGGTCCTTCGTCAAGGGTTCCGACAAGGTGGCTGAGGCCTTCAACCGGACGCATCCCGACATCAAGGTGAACTTCGAGACGGTGCCGTCGGGCCAGGAGTACTACTCCAAGCTCTCGAACGCCGTGAAGGCCGGTACCGTCCCGGACGTCGCGGTGGTCGAGTACCCCCAGCTGCCGGAGTTCGCCACTCAGGGCAAGCTGGAGAGCCTCGACGGAACTCTTGGCCCCTTGGTGGACAAGCACTTTCCGCAGTCGACAAGGAAGTTGGTCCAGCTGGGGGGCAAGACGTGGGGTGTTCCCCGCGACGCCGCGCCGCTGATGCTGTACTACCGCAACGACTTCTTCAAGACGCACAAGATCGACGTCCCCAAGACGTGGACCGAGTACCGGAACATGACCACGCGGGTGAAGAAGGCCGACCCGAAGGCCCGCGGCGGGGTCCTGTACACCGACAACCCGGGACTGCTGAGCGCCCTCACCTGGCAGGCCGGATCACAGTGGTTCTCCACGAAGAAGGACGCCTGGAAGGTCTCGCTCGACGACGCTCCCTCTCGGAAGGTGGCCGACTTCTGGGGCGACCTCGCCCGGAAGGACCTCGTCAGCTCGCTGAGTTCGCTCGACCCGTTCTGGACGAGCGTCCAGCAGAACCGGACCGTCGCCTACGTCTGTGCGAGCTGGTGCGCGGGAGCGCAGCAGGCAACCGTCGCCGACCAGAAGGGCAAGTGGTCGGTGGCCCCGGTGCCGACCTGGGACGGCAAGCCGGCCTCCGCGATGTACGGCGGCTCATCCTTCGTCGTCCCGAAGGGTGCCAAGAACAGCGGCGCCGCCACGGAGTTCATCAAGTGGATCACCACCGACCCCGCGGGCATGAAGGCGTGGGTCTCCTCCGGCACCAGCAGCATGTTCCCTGCCGACCCCGGGCTCGTGCCGGTCACCAAGTCCGCTTTCCCCACTGACTACTTCGGCGGCCAGGACGTCTACGCCGTGGGCAGCAAGTCGTACGACGCGGTCGTGCCCGGATGGACGTGGGGTCCCGTCATGGGGACCACGAACACGGCCATCATCGACCAACTCCCGAAGGTCGCCGAGGGCAACGTGAAGCTCTCCGACGTCCTCGCCGGTGCGCAGAAGGCCACCGTAAAGGACATCCAGCACCGCGGTATGACGCTCGCCCCGTAG
- a CDS encoding LacI family DNA-binding transcriptional regulator has product MLADERRQAILRAVEREGSITVKELAAEMGVSAVTLRQDVRELAGRGLLSRVHGGARALAPAADVPAAETPAPAPPAAGERYVVGLVVPPGGYYYAEVIRGVQDAARSRGVRVVLAVSGESLAENQEQVRHLMAGGIDSLLLMLHPGLRPLDEAEEWLSSLEVPAVLVERRAGLRAGRLEQVASDHAYGAALAVRHLAGLGYEKVALVARVESPNTPLLSAGYAEAVEAMGLTPGPEYRITTSGAAAAADARFEEVVQAVEAGEVRAALVHNDIDAIALVGILRARGLRVPEDLALVTYDDEVAELSEVPLTAVAPPKQAVGAWALDLAVRRLSEPSTPLAEILLRPELRVRASCGADRQADA; this is encoded by the coding sequence GTGTTGGCTGACGAGCGGCGGCAAGCGATCCTGCGCGCGGTGGAGCGCGAAGGATCGATCACGGTGAAGGAACTGGCGGCGGAGATGGGCGTCTCCGCCGTCACCTTGCGCCAAGACGTACGGGAACTGGCAGGCCGCGGACTGCTCTCTCGTGTGCACGGCGGTGCGAGGGCGCTGGCTCCCGCGGCCGACGTGCCGGCAGCGGAGACTCCCGCCCCCGCCCCGCCCGCCGCGGGGGAGCGCTACGTGGTCGGGTTGGTGGTGCCTCCTGGCGGCTACTACTACGCAGAGGTGATCCGCGGCGTTCAGGACGCGGCCCGCTCGCGCGGTGTCCGCGTCGTGCTGGCCGTGTCGGGTGAGTCTCTTGCGGAGAACCAGGAGCAGGTCCGCCACCTGATGGCCGGCGGCATCGACAGCCTGCTCCTGATGCTGCACCCGGGCCTGCGCCCCCTGGACGAGGCCGAGGAGTGGCTGAGCAGCCTTGAGGTGCCCGCCGTCCTGGTGGAGCGCCGGGCGGGGCTACGGGCCGGCCGGCTTGAGCAGGTGGCCTCCGACCATGCCTACGGGGCGGCGCTGGCGGTACGTCACCTCGCTGGGCTGGGATACGAGAAGGTGGCCCTGGTCGCCAGGGTCGAGAGCCCGAACACGCCTCTTCTCAGCGCCGGATATGCCGAAGCCGTGGAGGCCATGGGTCTGACGCCGGGGCCGGAGTACCGCATCACCACCTCTGGTGCTGCTGCTGCGGCCGACGCGCGTTTCGAGGAGGTCGTCCAGGCCGTGGAAGCAGGCGAGGTGCGGGCGGCGTTGGTGCACAACGACATCGATGCCATCGCTCTCGTCGGGATTCTGCGCGCACGGGGGCTGCGCGTGCCGGAGGACTTGGCCCTGGTCACGTACGACGACGAGGTCGCCGAGCTGAGCGAGGTCCCCCTCACCGCGGTGGCTCCTCCCAAGCAGGCGGTGGGGGCGTGGGCCCTGGACCTGGCGGTACGCCGGCTGTCCGAACCGTCCACGCCACTGGCCGAGATCCTGCTGCGCCCGGAGCTGAGGGTGCGTGCGTCCTGCGGCGCCGATCGCCAGGCCGACGCCTGA